In the genome of Planctomyces sp. SH-PL62, the window GGCGGCCAGCCAGCGCTCGGCGAGGTTGGTGCGGACGGAGAGGTTGTCGGCGTCGTTCTCGGCGATCTGCGCCAGGTCTTCCAGGAAGGCATCGGTCCGCTTCTGGCGGAGGTGCACCCGCGCCAGGTTGGCGATCCACTTGGTGCGCCGGGGGTCCCCCTTGCGGGCGGTCTCGTAGAGGCGTTCGGCCTCGTCGAGCCGACCGGCCTTGAGGGTGAGGTCGGCCAGCAGGTCGACCACGCGCTCGTCGGGGTGCTCGGGGTCGAGGGCCGGTTCGAGCAGGGCCAGGGCCGCGTCGTCGTCGCCGATCGAGGTGAGCAGGCGGGCCTTGACGTAGCTGGCGAGGGGATGGTGGGGCTTGAGCTCCAGCGCCTTGTCGGCCGGCGGCCGGGCCGCCTTGAGGTCGCGGCGGGCGAAGTGCTCGTAGGCCATCTTCGCGTTCAGGTCGGCGTCGTCGGGCTTCGCCTTCAGCTCGCGTTCGAGCTGCGAGAACTTGATCGGCTCCTCGGCGTCGACGCGGGTCCGGATCGTCTTGACGACCTCGTCCAGGTGGGCGAGGTACTGCTTCTCGAAGTCTTCCTTGTCGACGTGGAAGCATTCCTGGATCGCGCGGGCGGTCGTCAGGCCGCGGCGGTAGGCGGCGAGCATCTTGATCTGGGCGTCGGGGCCGAACCGCTTGGCCATGTACTGGGCGTAGAGCTGCGCCTGGCAGTAGGCCATCTGGCGGTCGTCGGCCTCGTCGGGCCGGATGAAGCCGAGGTTGATGTCGTCCAGGTTCATCAGCTTCTTGCGGGCCGGCACGCGCTCCAGCAGCAGCTTGTTCCACTCCTGGGGCCGGGGCCCCCCCTCGCTCTCGACGGCCAGGGCCTCGGTGTACCAGTGGGGGATGTTGAACTCGGTCTGCTGGAGGGTCACGACGTGGACGAACTCGTGCTTGATGACCCGGGCCCAGTTGTAGGGCTTGTTGGTGGACCGGGGGCTGGCCATCGCCACGACCTTGCCGGTGCAGGCGCCCACGGTCGGGATGAACGGCAGGGCGACGGTCCGGCCGCTGAACCACTGGTGGTCCTTCATGATCTCGATCTTGGTCCGGCCCGGCGGCGTGTAGCCGAACATCGCGGTCAGCTCGGGCATCACCGATTCGAGATATTCCGACATGTACCGCGCCAGCAGCTCGTCCTGGCCGGGGACGTAGGTCGTGACGAAGTGCTCGGATTCGAGCGCCTTGTAGCCGCTCATGTGCTTGAGCACCTTCATCATGTTGTCGGCGCGGACGTTGAACGGGTCGGCGGCGAACGCGGAGTTGAACAGGCTGGACGCCTCATCCTCGCGGCCGATCTGCATGTAGAGCATCCCCAGGCCGATCGGCACGTCGGCGCGGCCGGGGTCGGCCTGGGCCGCCAGGAGGAACGCGCGCTCGGCGGTGAAGTACTTGCGGCGGTCGGCCAGGCGCTCGGCGAGCGCCGCGTAGAAATTCGCCGGGCGGGGGTTGTTGGAGACGGCGATCAGCTCGGCGGCGGCGGCGCCCGCCGGATCGACCAGGAGCCGGCAGGAGGCGGCGAGCCTCGCCAGCGCGTCCTCGTCGCGGGGGTTGGCGGCGACGGCCTTCTTCGCGGCCTCCAGCGCGTCGGCGAACCGCTCGTCGGAGATGTTCAGGTCGGCGATCAGGACGTGCGCGGGAGCGTACTGCGGGTTGACCGCCAGGGCGCGTTCCGCCTTGGCCCGGCCCGCCGCCAGGCGGTAGCCCTGGAGGTCGGCCTGGCCGCGGGTCACCAGGACCTCCGGGGCGAGGGGGTTGAGCTGCGAGGCCCGCGCCAGCTCCTTCGAGGCGGCCCGCTCGTTATAACCGGCGAGGAACAGCCGGCCTT includes:
- a CDS encoding tetratricopeptide repeat protein, with translation MAYGTFILLTALVAQAGGAIDADEPRRLMASGRYAEADEAYDALAKAAREKPDGLTPDLERTIALGKAEAKAAQGESDEAIEILKAAEAGEPKSAKIPAKLAELHFQRGRWEAADEAVARASAIDADDLLGRWVAVRLLESRGELEKAVDACKWFVDRYNTHRDEVAKDAEALILIGQAAERYYRASARGEELAEALNDVINEIYEGALRADPTCWKAPWLEGRLFLAGYNERAASKELARASQLNPLAPEVLVTRGQADLQGYRLAAGRAKAERALAVNPQYAPAHVLIADLNISDERFADALEAAKKAVAANPRDEDALARLAASCRLLVDPAGAAAAELIAVSNNPRPANFYAALAERLADRRKYFTAERAFLLAAQADPGRADVPIGLGMLYMQIGREDEASSLFNSAFAADPFNVRADNMMKVLKHMSGYKALESEHFVTTYVPGQDELLARYMSEYLESVMPELTAMFGYTPPGRTKIEIMKDHQWFSGRTVALPFIPTVGACTGKVVAMASPRSTNKPYNWARVIKHEFVHVVTLQQTEFNIPHWYTEALAVESEGGPRPQEWNKLLLERVPARKKLMNLDDINLGFIRPDEADDRQMAYCQAQLYAQYMAKRFGPDAQIKMLAAYRRGLTTARAIQECFHVDKEDFEKQYLAHLDEVVKTIRTRVDAEEPIKFSQLERELKAKPDDADLNAKMAYEHFARRDLKAARPPADKALELKPHHPLASYVKARLLTSIGDDDAALALLEPALDPEHPDERVVDLLADLTLKAGRLDEAERLYETARKGDPRRTKWIANLARVHLRQKRTDAFLEDLAQIAENDADNLSVRTNLAERWLAAGDAAKAEKWARECLYVDVYSPTSHVLLADALAASKKSAEAVEEYRVALELKPKKPDDLKVKLARAQLDMGRKDDARATLDEVLKADPEHPEAKALREEADRGPAA